Proteins from a genomic interval of Arthrobacter sp. CAN_C5:
- a CDS encoding ABC transporter permease codes for MSTETRVKNRDGSAPSPQDARPRSAGTQPPWLIVTLREVMIKVRDRSYAISTLVTLVLIVAGIVFNAFVMNRGDDYIVAVQSDSATTVVQLADEAGRADDGNVTFTAVEAGSDDAAVDLVRAEEADAALLQGAGGAWQLTGNTEIDSGISQLVGEALNAFVLESNAAAVGTTAEQLLSGAELEQTLLEGSAENQLLATIAGFVFSFLFYMASIIFGMAIANSVVEEKQNRVVEILATAIPIRQLLYGKVLGNTILAMVQLALYGGAALLALNLTGTADLVGSIIPASGWFLVFFLFGFLILAAIWAVLGSLASRPEDLNNNSTPVMALIFGALFVGLFASGQFLVIASYIPVVSSVAMPIRVLNSPVALWEPLLSLVIALAAAVALLHLGEKIYRRAVMQGGGALSLRKAMKLEQ; via the coding sequence ATGAGCACCGAGACACGCGTCAAGAATCGTGACGGGAGCGCGCCGTCGCCACAGGATGCCCGCCCCCGGTCAGCGGGGACCCAGCCACCCTGGCTGATCGTGACCCTGCGGGAGGTCATGATCAAGGTCAGGGACCGCAGCTACGCGATCAGTACGCTGGTCACCCTGGTGTTGATAGTTGCTGGGATTGTCTTCAACGCCTTCGTGATGAACCGCGGCGACGACTACATCGTGGCCGTCCAGTCGGATTCTGCTACCACCGTCGTCCAGCTCGCCGATGAGGCGGGCCGGGCCGACGACGGCAACGTCACCTTCACCGCCGTCGAGGCGGGCTCCGACGATGCCGCCGTTGATCTGGTGCGCGCCGAGGAAGCCGATGCAGCACTGCTGCAGGGAGCCGGGGGCGCCTGGCAGCTCACCGGAAATACCGAAATTGATTCAGGAATCAGCCAGCTGGTGGGTGAGGCGCTGAACGCATTTGTCCTGGAAAGCAATGCCGCCGCTGTCGGCACCACTGCCGAGCAGCTCCTCTCCGGTGCCGAGCTGGAACAGACACTGCTGGAGGGCAGTGCCGAGAACCAGTTGCTCGCTACCATCGCCGGCTTCGTGTTCAGCTTCCTCTTCTATATGGCGTCGATCATCTTCGGCATGGCAATCGCCAACTCGGTGGTCGAAGAGAAGCAGAACCGGGTGGTGGAAATCCTGGCCACCGCCATTCCGATCCGTCAGCTCCTCTATGGGAAGGTGCTGGGAAACACGATTCTGGCCATGGTTCAGCTGGCCCTCTACGGCGGCGCGGCGCTGCTGGCGCTCAACCTCACGGGCACCGCGGACCTGGTAGGGAGCATCATTCCTGCCTCCGGCTGGTTCCTCGTGTTCTTCCTCTTCGGATTCCTGATCCTCGCAGCCATCTGGGCGGTTCTCGGGTCCCTGGCCAGCCGGCCCGAGGACCTGAACAACAATTCGACTCCGGTGATGGCACTGATCTTCGGTGCCCTGTTTGTCGGGTTGTTCGCCTCGGGCCAGTTCCTGGTCATTGCCTCCTACATCCCGGTGGTGTCCTCCGTAGCGATGCCGATCCGGGTGCTGAACTCACCCGTAGCACTGTGGGAGCCGCTCCTGTCACTGGTGATCGCGCTGGCCGCGGCCGTCGCGTTGCTCCACCTCGGCGAGAAGATCTACCGCCGAGCCGTCATGCAGGGTGGGGGAGCGCTGAGCCTGAGGAAAGCAATGAAGCTGGAACAGTAG
- a CDS encoding 5'-3' exonuclease translates to MPNRLMLLDTASLYFRAFYGLPDSLKSPDGTPVNAVRGFLDMIARLVADYEPTHLVACWDDDWRPAWRVDLIPSYKEHRMTKAVTDGVDVEEAPPGLVAQIPRIREILAAFDITVIGVPEHEADDVIGSLAAQSDTPVDVVTGDRDLFQLVDDRGDVRVIYTARGMSRLEVLTDATVVSKYQVLPGQYADFAALRGDTSDGLPGVAGIGDKTAASLLQEFVDLDGVIAAAGDPASTMSASMRARITGAADYLAVAPTVVNVVRDLELGGFNAEIRPLDAEQLKRIEKLTGDWNLGGSAARALQALGNSPTG, encoded by the coding sequence GTGCCCAACCGCCTGATGCTCCTAGATACGGCTTCCCTCTACTTCAGGGCGTTCTACGGTCTGCCGGACTCCCTGAAGTCCCCCGACGGAACCCCGGTCAATGCTGTCCGCGGCTTCCTCGACATGATCGCCCGGCTGGTTGCCGACTACGAGCCCACCCACCTGGTTGCCTGCTGGGATGATGATTGGCGCCCGGCCTGGCGGGTGGATCTCATTCCCAGTTACAAAGAGCACCGGATGACGAAGGCGGTCACGGACGGCGTCGACGTCGAAGAGGCGCCCCCCGGGTTGGTGGCACAGATTCCGCGTATCCGCGAGATTCTGGCGGCCTTCGATATTACGGTGATCGGCGTGCCCGAGCACGAGGCCGACGACGTCATCGGCAGTCTGGCGGCTCAATCGGATACACCGGTGGACGTGGTTACCGGGGATCGCGACCTGTTCCAGCTGGTCGACGACCGCGGTGATGTCCGCGTGATCTACACCGCCCGCGGAATGAGCCGGCTCGAGGTCTTGACCGATGCGACAGTGGTCAGCAAGTACCAGGTCCTCCCCGGCCAGTACGCGGATTTTGCTGCCCTCCGCGGGGATACCTCCGACGGACTGCCCGGTGTCGCGGGGATTGGCGACAAGACCGCTGCGAGTCTGTTGCAGGAGTTTGTCGATCTGGACGGGGTGATTGCAGCCGCTGGCGACCCGGCGTCGACGATGTCAGCTTCGATGCGGGCCAGGATCACCGGCGCCGCTGACTACCTGGCCGTCGCGCCAACCGTGGTCAATGTGGTTCGTGACCTGGAACTCGGCGGGTTCAATGCCGAAATCCGCCCCCTCGATGCTGAGCAGCTCAAACGAATCGAGAAGCTTACCGGGGACTGGAACCTTGGTGGGTCTGCTGCCCGGGCGCTGCAAGCCCTGGGGAACAGCCCTACTGGCTGA
- a CDS encoding amidase — translation MTGGPMDLSATALTSAIRRRDISAREALEAHFARIDAVNARINAVVTQDRDGAQRLAAAADELTASGALLPPLHGLPMTHKDTNNTKGMRTTQGSVIFKDHVPTFDDLVIGRLKTAGVVTTGKTNVPEFAAGSHTFNEIFGTTTNPYDTTVSAGGSSGGAAAAIASRIQPLSDGSDMGGSLRIPASFCNIVGFRPSVGVLPMAPTRNAWAWLGRTGLMARDVEDIALGMSAVAGAHPEVPYPYPLGSKRFSDPLQRDLTGLRIGWSPDFGLGVPVEKEVRRVLESQLQVFVELGATVEEAAPDLRDADQVFGTTRAFDFLLAYGILLEKHGDVIKPEVRWNVEQGKALTGRDLVDAALARTRLAGRVAGFFKRFDVFVTPAAQVLPFDATLRYPTSVEGIECETYLDWMRSACLISATGLPAVSVPAGFSTTGLPVGLQLTMPHGMDVDLLQVAYGFEKATGYAKQAPTL, via the coding sequence ATGACCGGCGGGCCCATGGATCTGTCGGCGACAGCGCTGACCAGCGCCATCCGCCGTCGCGACATCTCTGCCAGGGAAGCACTCGAGGCTCACTTCGCCCGGATCGACGCGGTGAATGCGAGGATCAATGCGGTGGTGACCCAGGACCGGGACGGCGCGCAGCGGCTGGCCGCTGCAGCTGACGAGCTGACGGCGTCGGGCGCGCTCTTGCCGCCTCTGCACGGCCTGCCGATGACTCACAAGGACACCAACAACACCAAGGGGATGCGGACCACCCAGGGATCGGTCATCTTCAAGGACCATGTGCCGACGTTCGACGATCTGGTGATCGGCCGGCTGAAGACGGCGGGGGTCGTGACCACCGGGAAAACCAATGTGCCCGAGTTCGCCGCCGGATCGCACACGTTCAATGAGATTTTCGGTACCACCACCAACCCGTATGACACCACCGTCAGCGCCGGGGGGAGCAGCGGGGGAGCCGCCGCTGCGATCGCGTCCCGTATCCAGCCGCTCAGCGACGGCAGCGACATGGGCGGGTCGCTGCGCATCCCGGCCTCGTTCTGCAACATTGTGGGCTTCAGGCCGTCGGTGGGGGTCCTGCCCATGGCACCCACCCGCAACGCGTGGGCCTGGCTGGGCCGGACCGGGCTGATGGCCCGCGACGTGGAGGACATCGCCCTGGGAATGAGCGCGGTTGCCGGCGCGCATCCGGAGGTCCCGTACCCCTACCCGTTGGGCAGCAAGCGGTTCAGTGACCCGTTGCAGCGGGATCTCACCGGTTTGAGGATTGGCTGGTCGCCTGACTTTGGGTTGGGCGTCCCCGTGGAGAAAGAGGTGCGGCGGGTTCTGGAATCCCAGCTGCAGGTCTTCGTGGAGCTGGGGGCGACGGTCGAGGAGGCGGCCCCCGACCTGCGGGATGCGGACCAGGTGTTCGGCACCACACGGGCGTTCGATTTTCTGCTGGCTTATGGAATTCTCCTGGAGAAGCACGGCGACGTGATCAAACCCGAGGTGCGGTGGAACGTGGAACAGGGCAAGGCGTTGACTGGCCGCGACCTGGTCGATGCTGCGCTGGCCCGGACCCGGTTGGCCGGGAGGGTGGCCGGTTTCTTCAAGAGATTCGATGTCTTCGTCACCCCCGCGGCCCAGGTGCTGCCCTTCGACGCCACGCTGCGCTACCCCACGTCAGTGGAGGGGATCGAATGTGAGACCTATCTGGACTGGATGCGGTCGGCCTGCCTTATCTCGGCGACGGGACTGCCGGCAGTGTCTGTGCCCGCGGGCTTCAGCACCACCGGGCTCCCGGTCGGTCTGCAGCTGACGATGCCTCACGGGATGGATGTTGACCTTTTGCAGGTGGCGTATGGGTTCGAGAAGGCCACCGGTTACGCGAAACAGGCCCCCACCCTCTGA
- a CDS encoding ABC transporter ATP-binding protein has translation MLQVQNLTRRFGENLAVDDVSFTVPAGKMTGFVGANGAGKTTTMRMIMGVLAAHGGEVLVDGRPITADDRSTFGYMPEERGLYPKQPILDQLVYLGQLHRMTPSDARAQAQDLLDRFQLGGRGKDKLESLSLGNQQRVQIAASLLHRPTVLILDEPFSGLDPVAVDSMVELLRDRTAEGVPVLFSSHQLDLVDRLCDNLVVLQEGRLVASGSGEELRATAPRRHRLTVTPDAGWVREEAGVRVIDVAGQDAVVELDNDDTAQRLLATAMTRGSVHEFSRIRPSLSEIYREVSQ, from the coding sequence ATGCTGCAGGTCCAGAACCTCACGCGGCGCTTCGGCGAGAACCTCGCCGTCGACGACGTGAGCTTCACCGTCCCAGCCGGGAAGATGACCGGATTCGTCGGCGCCAACGGGGCCGGCAAGACCACCACCATGCGGATGATCATGGGGGTGCTCGCCGCCCACGGTGGTGAAGTGCTCGTGGACGGCAGGCCCATCACCGCCGATGACCGGTCCACCTTCGGCTACATGCCTGAAGAACGCGGGCTCTACCCCAAACAGCCGATCCTCGACCAGCTGGTCTACCTCGGCCAGCTGCACCGGATGACTCCCTCCGACGCCCGCGCCCAGGCGCAGGACCTGCTGGACCGGTTCCAGCTCGGCGGTCGGGGCAAGGACAAGCTTGAATCCCTGTCCCTGGGTAACCAGCAGCGCGTCCAGATCGCCGCATCCCTGCTCCACCGGCCGACGGTACTGATCCTGGACGAGCCGTTCTCCGGTCTCGATCCGGTCGCGGTGGATTCGATGGTCGAGCTTCTCCGTGATCGTACCGCTGAGGGTGTTCCCGTGTTGTTCTCCAGCCACCAGCTGGATCTCGTCGACCGGTTGTGCGACAACCTGGTGGTTCTGCAGGAGGGCCGGCTCGTCGCTTCGGGGTCCGGTGAGGAACTTCGGGCGACGGCACCCCGGCGCCACCGGTTGACCGTCACCCCGGACGCCGGGTGGGTCCGCGAGGAAGCAGGAGTGCGGGTGATCGACGTCGCCGGTCAGGACGCCGTGGTGGAGCTCGACAATGATGACACCGCCCAGCGCCTGCTCGCCACCGCAATGACCCGCGGCAGTGTGCACGAATTCAGCCGGATCAGGCCAAGCCTGAGCGAAATCTACCGGGAGGTTTCCCAATGA
- a CDS encoding sensor histidine kinase, whose protein sequence is MNLLAWLRLHTVDSQDSRWERPGPTRDELRRDVIGVIVFALVSALALELSRGFGMVSEDNHPVWVQHLVLASMILPLVLRRRYPVIVMLVMSALFIALSLFSPLVSLQLSYQVAYFASLYSAVAWAKDRRVLWLGTTVVVIAMALWLILALTVANTFDAILAQTEDNADFTGGILDPLLSIALYNFLVNFAYFGGAILAGMSSWRRALQRTQLAEQAVQLSEQAEELARRAVVEERLRIARELHDVVAHHVSVIGVQAGAARRVIDKRPDVAVESLRTIEEASRQAVTDMRNLLGVLRSEGSEPGETNDGDRRPEPGLDDLEDLARQHRELGLTVSFGRVEDIPGALAEISAPLALSLFRTAQESLTNVRRHSTAGAAVMTLRTGRAGEQRWVELETVDNGMPRTTSDTGSGFGLRGIRERVALHRGTAEIGPRSEGGWRVRARFLLH, encoded by the coding sequence GTGAATCTCCTCGCATGGCTCAGGCTCCACACCGTCGACAGCCAGGACAGCCGCTGGGAACGTCCCGGCCCCACCCGTGACGAGCTTCGCAGGGATGTCATCGGCGTCATCGTGTTCGCGCTGGTCAGCGCCCTGGCCCTGGAACTGTCCCGTGGCTTCGGTATGGTCTCCGAGGATAACCATCCGGTCTGGGTTCAGCACCTGGTGCTGGCATCGATGATCCTGCCGCTGGTGCTACGCCGACGATATCCAGTGATTGTCATGCTCGTGATGTCAGCCCTCTTTATCGCCCTCAGCCTGTTCTCACCACTAGTTTCCCTCCAGCTCTCCTATCAGGTCGCGTATTTCGCTTCCCTTTACTCGGCCGTCGCCTGGGCCAAAGATCGGAGAGTGCTCTGGCTGGGGACAACAGTGGTGGTAATCGCGATGGCACTGTGGCTGATCCTCGCGCTGACGGTAGCCAATACGTTCGACGCGATTCTGGCGCAAACCGAGGACAATGCCGACTTCACCGGCGGAATCCTCGACCCATTGCTATCGATAGCCCTGTACAACTTCCTGGTGAATTTCGCCTATTTCGGCGGCGCAATCCTGGCCGGCATGTCCTCCTGGCGCAGGGCACTGCAGCGCACCCAGCTTGCCGAGCAGGCGGTGCAGCTCAGTGAGCAAGCGGAAGAGTTGGCACGGCGGGCCGTCGTCGAGGAACGCTTGCGCATCGCCCGTGAACTGCACGACGTCGTCGCGCACCACGTTTCAGTGATCGGGGTGCAAGCCGGTGCCGCCCGCCGGGTGATCGACAAGCGCCCGGACGTCGCCGTCGAATCGCTACGCACCATCGAGGAGGCCAGCCGCCAGGCGGTGACCGACATGCGGAATCTTCTCGGCGTGCTCCGGTCCGAGGGTAGCGAGCCCGGAGAAACGAACGACGGCGACCGGAGACCGGAGCCCGGGCTCGACGACCTTGAGGACCTGGCACGCCAGCACCGGGAGCTTGGGCTCACTGTCAGCTTCGGCCGGGTGGAGGACATTCCCGGCGCGCTCGCCGAAATTTCGGCACCGCTGGCACTGTCGCTGTTCCGAACGGCCCAGGAATCCCTGACCAATGTGCGACGGCATTCAACCGCCGGTGCCGCCGTGATGACCCTGCGTACCGGTCGTGCGGGGGAGCAGCGGTGGGTAGAGCTCGAAACAGTGGACAATGGGATGCCGCGCACCACATCCGACACCGGGTCCGGCTTTGGTCTGCGGGGAATCCGCGAGCGGGTGGCCCTGCACCGGGGCACCGCTGAGATCGGGCCGCGCTCGGAGGGTGGCTGGCGGGTTCGCGCCAGATTCCTGCTCCACTAG
- a CDS encoding amidohydrolase — protein sequence MTTETTPLELSAEHRTAMHELYRHLHAHPELSMQETRTADYILKALTELGIEAYRCGGTGVVGVLSNGEGPVVGFRADTDGLPMQEDTGLDFASQARGNLADGTEVPVMHGCGHDTHITAALTAARLLSEGLETWAGTVVFIFQPGEETAAGAKAMVEDGIWDRAPKPEVIYGQHVWPGLAGTVNISRGTAMAMADSWKITVQGRQAHGSQPDQSIDPIVLGAHMVVRIQTIVAREVHPMKSAVVTIGTFHAGLKENIIPDTAEFSVNVRTFDPEVRERVLDSLRRIIKAEADASGAPAPSIEEISSFPQCYNDPDTTDALIKEFHLTLGEGSVNEVPPVMGSEDFGLFATAIGVPSVYWMFGAYSQERLDADTPLPGNHSPHFAPDIEPTLTTGVRAAMAAILSKVAR from the coding sequence ATGACCACCGAGACCACCCCGCTCGAACTGTCCGCCGAACACCGCACCGCCATGCACGAGCTGTACCGTCATCTGCACGCCCACCCCGAACTGTCCATGCAGGAAACCCGGACCGCCGACTACATCCTGAAGGCACTCACCGAGCTGGGAATCGAAGCGTACCGGTGCGGCGGGACCGGCGTCGTCGGCGTCCTCAGCAACGGCGAAGGCCCGGTTGTCGGCTTCCGCGCCGATACCGATGGCCTGCCCATGCAGGAAGATACCGGCCTTGACTTCGCCAGCCAGGCGAGGGGCAACCTTGCCGACGGCACCGAGGTGCCGGTGATGCACGGGTGCGGTCACGACACGCACATCACAGCAGCGCTCACCGCGGCCCGGTTGCTCAGCGAGGGGCTGGAGACCTGGGCGGGTACGGTGGTGTTCATTTTCCAGCCCGGTGAGGAGACCGCCGCCGGGGCCAAAGCCATGGTGGAGGACGGCATCTGGGACAGGGCGCCCAAGCCCGAGGTGATCTACGGCCAGCACGTCTGGCCGGGTCTTGCGGGCACCGTGAATATCAGCCGTGGCACGGCGATGGCCATGGCGGATTCCTGGAAGATCACCGTGCAGGGCCGGCAGGCGCACGGGTCCCAGCCGGATCAATCGATCGACCCGATCGTGCTCGGCGCCCACATGGTGGTGCGGATCCAGACGATCGTCGCCCGCGAGGTGCACCCCATGAAGTCGGCCGTCGTCACGATCGGCACGTTCCACGCCGGGCTGAAGGAGAACATCATCCCCGACACCGCCGAATTCTCGGTCAACGTGCGCACCTTCGACCCCGAGGTACGGGAGCGGGTGCTCGACTCCCTCCGCCGCATCATCAAGGCGGAGGCCGACGCATCCGGAGCCCCGGCGCCGTCGATCGAGGAAATCTCCAGCTTCCCGCAGTGCTACAACGACCCCGACACCACCGACGCGCTGATCAAGGAGTTCCATCTGACGCTGGGCGAGGGCTCCGTCAACGAGGTTCCACCGGTCATGGGCAGCGAGGACTTCGGATTGTTCGCGACGGCGATCGGTGTGCCCTCCGTGTACTGGATGTTCGGCGCCTACAGCCAGGAACGGCTCGACGCCGACACGCCCCTTCCCGGCAACCACTCGCCCCACTTCGCCCCCGATATCGAACCGACCCTCACCACCGGCGTCCGTGCCGCAATGGCAGCCATCCTTTCGAAAGTTGCGCGATGA
- a CDS encoding response regulator transcription factor: MDSIRVLLADDQALVRAGFATMLSIEDDIEVVGQVTNGQEAVDFASQHEVDVILMDVQMPVMDGIQATELIARAHRGKVIILTTFEREDYLFDAIRSGASGFLLKNADPDDLIAAVQAVAGGYALLAPEVTVRVIERFAQSLEAAGTASAGAQPSSEHRKRLDSLTQREKEILASLATGLSNAELASRFFLAEATVKSHVSSLLAKIQVRDRVQAVVFAYESGLIRPGE, encoded by the coding sequence ATGGACTCCATCCGCGTGCTGCTCGCCGACGACCAGGCCCTGGTCCGGGCGGGATTCGCCACCATGCTCTCCATCGAAGACGATATTGAGGTAGTCGGACAGGTCACCAACGGTCAGGAAGCGGTTGACTTCGCCAGCCAGCACGAGGTCGACGTCATCCTGATGGATGTCCAGATGCCAGTGATGGACGGCATCCAGGCAACTGAGCTGATTGCCAGGGCGCACCGGGGCAAGGTCATCATCCTGACCACCTTCGAGCGCGAGGACTATCTCTTTGACGCGATCCGCAGCGGTGCCAGTGGTTTCCTCCTGAAGAATGCCGACCCCGACGATTTGATCGCCGCCGTGCAGGCTGTCGCCGGAGGCTACGCGCTGCTTGCCCCCGAGGTGACAGTCCGGGTGATCGAGCGTTTCGCCCAGTCCCTCGAAGCTGCAGGGACCGCATCGGCGGGAGCGCAGCCGAGCAGTGAACACCGCAAACGCCTCGATTCCCTCACGCAGCGGGAGAAGGAAATTCTCGCGAGCCTGGCCACCGGGCTCAGCAACGCCGAACTCGCCAGCAGGTTTTTCCTCGCTGAGGCCACCGTGAAGTCGCACGTCTCCTCACTCCTCGCGAAGATCCAGGTGCGGGACAGGGTGCAGGCGGTGGTCTTCGCCTACGAGAGCGGACTCATCCGTCCGGGGGAGTAA
- a CDS encoding VOC family protein, which produces MVIARYPSVVIDCPDAPSLAAFYGEILGWRSDVNDGWADIRPDDGSNCISFQSVENYRAPQWPGQDAPQQMHLDLMVQDLDHGESVVLGLGGIKAAVQPGETFRVYLDPAGHPFCLCLS; this is translated from the coding sequence ATGGTTATTGCTCGCTACCCCAGTGTGGTCATCGACTGTCCTGACGCTCCGTCGCTCGCAGCGTTCTACGGCGAAATCCTGGGTTGGCGTTCTGACGTCAACGATGGGTGGGCGGATATCCGGCCGGATGACGGAAGCAACTGCATTTCGTTCCAGTCGGTGGAGAACTACCGCGCGCCTCAGTGGCCGGGGCAGGACGCTCCGCAGCAGATGCACCTTGACCTGATGGTGCAGGACCTCGATCACGGCGAGTCGGTGGTGCTTGGGTTGGGTGGAATCAAGGCTGCTGTCCAACCGGGCGAAACATTCCGGGTCTACCTCGACCCCGCCGGTCATCCGTTCTGCCTGTGCCTGAGCTGA